The DNA window GACGATCCACGCCGATAACGACAAACGCCGCCCACGCCTAATGCCTCCCACGCCCAACGCCGTCCACGTCCACGTCGCCGATTGATCCTTCCGCCGATTGTAGCTCGTCGTCGATCTATCTGCCGCCGCATCTCTAGCTCGTCGTCGATCTGCCTGCCACCGTGCTTCTTCTCTTCAACTTCTAGGTtagtttaattatgtttataatatatggttagatttaggtttgatgttggttagttttaggtttgatttaggttacaGTTTCTTGGattgaagtttgatttatgttagatttaggtttgaatgatattagttttatgttagatttaagtttgattgatgttagttttatgtttgatttatgttagatttaggttagattttgttagatttatgatttatgttatatttaggtttgaatgatattagttttatgtttgatttatgttagatttatgtttgatttaagtatgtgaatgaattgattaataTTGATGTTAGTTGtaggttttattattattgatattagatttatgtttgatttaagtttgtgaatgaattgattattattgatgttagttttaggtttgattattattgatgttagatttaggtttgatttaagcTTGTGAATGAAtggattattattgatgttagtttaggtttgattattattgatgttagatttagtttgatttaagtttgtgaatgagttgattattattgatgttactaatttcataaatcatttatttcaacaggcgggTGAAATAAGACGGACCCCCTCTATCGTTGAAGttttcaagaggacccgtacccaagagaagattgtaagttaattgattttaataaaattatatatagcctatttatataaatgaaaattaatttcaaatgtgcaggcaTAGATGGAGGAAGTAAGAATCAATAAACCAGATATCTTTGACTTCGACTTGACGAAGAAAGTTTTCGGACGCCAAATACATGAGATAGTGATTGGTATGGGATTTGGCGTCCGATCCACGCAAGAAGATCGTCGGAGTGGCAACAATTATCAACGATCCACTGATCGGTTGTTGGAGGAGAATGAATAGCTAATGGCGGATGTGAGACACATGGCGTTGACAATGGAGGAAATTCAAATGAGAAATATAGAAAGAGCGGAAATGATTAGTGAAATGGAAAAGAGGGATAGAGAAAGATCGCAAAGGGAGAGTCAAATGGAAGCGGAGAGGATGCAAATGATGCAAAGAAGGGATAAATATGAACAATAAATTGAATTCATAATGACAACCCCCTCCCTCAGCTAGTTAgtacattataatttttgaacaaTTGTAAATGTTTTGGTTTGACTGATGACAGGTTATTTGGATGATTGtgtttggtttagaattttggaattataatgATCTTTTGGTTTGtgaatattattgtatatgtattggtttggctgaacatgTTTTGGTTACGCacaaaatgatcaccctatttGAGACATTTATAGAGGCAataccgagagttatttggaaaactctcggttttcctttACAAGGaaacccgagagttatttgaaaaactcagTTTTTCCCTTAtaagaaaacccgagagttatttgaaatactCTCGATTTTTcctagagtttttcaaataactctcggtttttcttgcgAGGGAAAAttcgagagtttttcaaataaccctcaGGTTTTCTTgtaaggaaaaaccgagagttattcaaataactctcggtttttcttgcaATGGAAAATCcgagagttttttaaataactctcgggttttcttgTAAGGAAAAatccgagagtttttcaaataactctcgggttttcttaTAAGGAAAAACtaagaatttttaaataactctcgTTTTTTTCTCTAGTATCTAAACCAAGAGATTTATGAAATTTCTCGGTAAACACCCAATTAGATTTACCGAAAATGGCAATACCGACGAATACCGAGAGTTACCCAAACTCTCAGTATTATATCTATACTGATAAATATACTCTCGGTAATGACCCTTTTTCACCGGTGTACATCGCAATTCAAAAGTCTCTCTATGTTCGAAGAATGAGCATGTTCTTGGGCCATCATAGAAACATAGATATGGTCAACAGTGGAACGAAGAACTCACCCTAGATATAGCTTTTTTATAGACATTCATTTGCATCAAAAATACAAGTGCTCTATGAATTACTCGACTCTCCCGCTTGAGTTTAGAATAATTGAaggcaggggcggagccacccaggggctagggtgggctccagccccacccaagttattaaaatattttttttattatggtgGGCTCCACccaatgaaattaaaaaaaaacaaagtgaaTAAAAGTCCCATTCATTCAAACTTCTCGTccggttaaaatatttttttgattataGTGGGCTCCACCCAATTGATGGGGTTTTACGAGAACGGTTCTTTGCCATTGTAAATGTGGCTGATACAACTGCTACAACacttaagaaagaaatatatgATGTTCTTGGTCGTTATGACTTGCATATCCATAATATGAGGGGACAAGGATACGATGGTGCTAGCAATATGTGTGGCTCTTGGAATGGATTACAGGCTCTTTTTTTGAAAGAATGTTCATGTGCATATTATGTACATTGTTTTGCTCACCGGCTTCAACTAGCATTAATTGCGGCTGCCGAAAAAGAGGTATctatttggttatttttttcGAAATTGAATTCTATATGTAATCTTATTAATGCATCTCCTAAACGTCATGCCGAGTTACATTCTGCTCAAAGAAATGAAATTGCACATATGGTAGCTACTGGTGAACGTGATACCGGTAGAGGTTGTAATCAAATTGGAAATTTATTACGTCCAGGAAAGACTCGTTGGAGTTCTAATTTTGACTCACTTTGTAGCATGGTTGATATGTATGGCTCTGTGATCACTGTTTTAGAAAATATGGTGGATGAGGGGTCTTCTAACTCCATTCGTGGTGAAGCTAGTGGTTTGTTGATTGCGATGAAGTCTTTTGATTTCATATTCATtctacacttaatgaaaaggaTAATGGGATTAACAAATCTACTTTGTCGAGCATTGCAAGAGAGAtctctagatattttaaatGCAATGGAGTATGTTTTAACTACTAAAACTTTGCTTCATGTTTTGAGAGAGCAAGGGTTTGATATTTTACTCAGTTGCGTGGAAGAAGTTTCTAAAAAGTATGACATTGAAATACCTCAGATGGAAGCTTGTTACAAATCTAGTAGAAGTCGTTCTTGTCAACAAAAGGATTCGATTACAGTTAAGCACCACTATCAATTTGATGTATTTGTTGCTGCAATAGATTTTCAAATTGAAGAGCTCAATAGTAGATTCAAGGACGAGGCAGTCAAACTTCTTAAGCTCAGTGGTGCTTTGGAACCTAAAGACAACTTTAAACTTCTTAATGTTGATCACATCTATCAACTTGCTGAGAAATTCTATCATCTAGATTTTGATGCACAAGATTTGCACCACTTGAGAACACAATTGGCTCACTATGAGTTTGACATGCCCGTCAATGAAAGATTTCAGAATTTATCAACTATTTCTGAATTATGTCGAAGATTAGTTGAGACAAATAAGTCAAAAACCTACAATTTGATCGATAGgtaattttatcatttgttataatatatgaaatatagttatattgtttatttatactaatatatttatttaattgacagGTTGATTCGTCTTGTTTTAACTCTTCCCGTTTCTACAGCAACAACAGAACGAGCATTTTCAGCTATGAAGCTCGTGAAAACAACTCTTTGTAACAAGATGGAAGAAGAGTTTTTAACAGATTCTATGATCGTCTATATTGAACGAGAGTTGTCTGAAAACATTGATAATGATacaataattaaagaattttattCTAAGAAGAATAGAAGGGCACAACTTCAATAATGTGTGTTTTAAATGTACTattttgtttcataatttcataaagtaaatgttcatacatcttttattttatatgattgaattttttaatttattgtatcaattacatgaaaaaaaaatggagcatagaaaattaaatctgaagtgcaagttggagtcagccccaaGTAATTTTTTATCCTAGCTCCGCCCCTGATTAAAGGCTAACAACCGATGGAAGGTTGGGTTCTATTGGAGAGGTTGGGTTCTATTGGAGGGTCGGGCATGAGTTTTAGATCATAAGAGAAGATTACCCTCTCAGTAAGGAAAAGGAAGAATAGAAAAAGTTGTTGTCATCTATCTCGACCAGTTGAATGTAACGTTATTTAGCCCTGAACCCTGAGTTTCACTAATAAATTGACTACAGCTTGACGATTTCCTACTCTGAACTTGGCCATTCTCTTTCTATAACATACCATACCTCATTTTCAATaactaagaaaaaaatcaatacCAATAGAAGCTTAATTAGTATGTTCTTTTGCCTGCCTCTAAGAGCATCAGCAGCACACAAGACCTCTGCcttcttattttgtgaaatcaatATTCCACATCAGCAAAAAGCGGGCACACATTGTACTTGACcaaaacactccaatgcttACGCACGCCCTCTTATCtaactaataaattttatttataatattttaaataaataactaatttataatataggaatattataactaatattcctatattaatATAGGAAAATTTGGGATTTTAAACTCacgttaatataattaataaaaaatatattaatttatttaaaatatatatttattaattaaatatataagtaatattactgtattatatatattataggagaatttaaaatttcacccttaaaacatattaatataattaataaaaaatataaaatatttttataatttaaaatatattataatattaaaaacaattacaagaataaatttgagaatatataacatatattcctatattataggaaaatttgagaatatataattaatatttttatattataataaaatataaaatatttttataatttaaaatatattataatatttttataattaaatatataattaatattattataatttaatatataattaatattcctatgttatagtaaaactttagaatatatatttgttatagtaaaactttagaatatatatatttatttgatgttattataatgttaattaaaaatagtaagaaaaaatattataattaaatatataactaatattcctatattatataatatattatattatataattatgaaaaagttAGAGTAGGGCATGACCGGCATAGAGGGCACTGCTCTCTTTTTGCTTTTATCTACAATgcaaaaaaaattttgaaaaaaaccaATGACCTACCTTTTCTACGCTGTCTGATGCGGGCAGAGGTCATGCCGCTGGAGATGCTCTAAGAGTTTATTCAACCCATAGTCTCCTAGTCTTTCAACCAGATCCCCTAAAAAACCTAGGTGTGGGTATAAGGGTTATTTCGATGCTACCCATACAGGCAGTACCTGTATTCCACTCATAAAATGACACCTATACACAAAAGTAAAGCATCACCTTCCTTATTTGTTgattattttctctttgtacAAATGGCAGTGCCTTAATAATGGATAATGGCACTACCTGTATAGGTAGCATCGAACTAACCTACCTGTATAGGTAGCATCGAACTAACCGGGTCTCCCTATAGGAAACCTAGGTGTGGGTCTCCCGTCTCCCTATAGGTGGCCTAACGCTCATTCGCAAATCCTttgaattgaagaaaaaatataaaaattaacttgaaGAAAAcccataataaaaaaacataaagagAGTCTTATATCATCTTGggctttatttattatatagcTCCCATCGGATTTCATTACAAGGAAGGGATATTAAGATAGAAATTCTGAAACCCTAACTAAAACCCTAACCAATGTCAACCGACAACGACGATGATGCTTGCTTCACTGTACAAAGACTACCGACAAACACAAAACCTAAAAGATGAACAAACAAGGATCACAATGATTCATAAACTCGACCACTTTCTCTCCACCATCCACTCAGATCTAACTCATTTCCCTAACGCGGCTGCTGAATCGGCCTCGGATTCACTTTCACATTCACAATCTTCGGCGCTTTCTCAATATACCTCGGTGCCATAGCTGTAGATCTCCCCTTCCTCAGATTCTTCAACGCTATCATATCTCTCTGAATGTTTTTGTTAACCTTATGCTCTTCATCCTCTACATTCAAACAAAAAGACAGTAAATCTCCAGCAGATCACACACACCAACAGTTTCCAGATCTAAGTGAAATTTATGGATCTATATACTTACGATTGGTGTTGTTCACTAGCTGTAAGAAACTATCAACAAATCCAGTGAAGAAGGAATCTCCATCATCATCGAATAACAGAAG is part of the Impatiens glandulifera chromosome 1, dImpGla2.1, whole genome shotgun sequence genome and encodes:
- the LOC124944348 gene encoding zinc finger MYM-type protein 1-like, which codes for MRGQGYDGASNMCGSWNGLQALFLKECSCAYYVHCFAHRLQLALIAAAEKEVSIWLFFSKLNSICNLINASPKRHAELHSAQRNEIAHMVATGERDTGRGCNQIGNLLRPGKTRWSSNFDSLCSMVDMYGSVITVLENMVDEGSSNSIRGEASGLLIAMKSFDFIFILHLMKRIMGLTNLLCRALQERSLDILNAMEYVLTTKTLLHVLREQGFDILLSCVEEVSKKYDIEIPQMEACYKSSRSRSCQQKDSITVKHHYQFDVFVAAIDFQIEELNSRFKDEAVKLLKLSGALEPKDNFKLLNVDHIYQLAEKFYHLDFDAQDLHHLRTQLAHYEFDMPVNERFQNLSTISELCRRLVETNKSKTYNLIDRLIRLVLTLPVSTATTERAFSAMKLVKTTLCNKMEEEFLTDSMIVYIERELSENIDNDTIIKEFYSKKNRRAQLQ
- the LOC124938636 gene encoding protein EARLY RESPONSIVE TO DEHYDRATION 15-like, with translation MEVISQSAPSSTLNPNAPMYVPTAYKAVEDFSEEWWSLVRSSPWFRDYWLQERFLDPQTDLLLFDDDGDSFFTGFVDSFLQLVNNTNQDEEHKVNKNIQRDMIALKNLRKGRSTAMAPRYIEKAPKIVNVKVNPRPIQQPR